ACGCTCGCCGCCGCCGGGACGAACAGCATCGCGGTCACGAACAGCGGGAACACCGCTTGCGGGACGCGGGAATCACCGCTCCCCCGCGCGTACCCGATGGCATAGATTCCGGCCGCGACCGCGACCGCGCCGATCACCGCGACGAACAGCCCGCCGAGCGCGTCCAGCGTCAGCGAAATGCCGGAGAACGGGAGAATCCCTTGCCACGTGGCAGAAAACTGGCTTCCGGCGAGCGCTGCGATCCCGGCCGTCGCTCCCGCCGCGCCGGTCGCCGCGGTACCCGCGCCCACCACCGCCGCCCGAACCGGACGCGGGACCAGCACTCCCGCTGCCGCGCTCGCCGCTCCGATCGTCCCGGCCGCGCCGAGAGCCGCTGCCGCGAGGTTCACCGTCCGGTCAGCTTCCGCAGACCGTCCACAATGGCCTCCGGACGCGGCGGGCAACCGGCGATCTCCAGGTCTACCGGGACAATGTCGCCGACCGCGCCGGCCACCCCGTAGGCACCGGCGAAAACGCCGCAGTTGCGCGCGCAATCCCCCACCGCCACCACGGCTTTCGGCTCCGGCACCGCCGCGTACGTCCGGCGCAGCGGCTCGGCCATGTTGCGCGTCACCGGCCCGGTCACCATCAGCACGTCTGCGTGCCGCGGCGACGCGACCTGTCGCGCGCCGTACCGCTCGACGTCGTAGACCGGCCCGAACGCCGAGGAGATCTCGATCTCGCATCCGTTGCAGGATCCGGCGTCGACGTGCCGGATCTGCACCGACCCGCCCAGCCTCGCGGCCGCCGCGACCGGTTCCGGCCGTTCCGGCGCCGGCTCCGCCACCCGACCGGTGCGACGGATCTTGCGCCACAAACTCAGCACTGCTGCTCCTACTACCCGAACAAAAGGACTACGCGGGGTGCGGCCGCGCGACCGGCAGATCGGGACTGAGCGAATCCGGCCGCGCGACCGCGGGTCAGCTGCCCCTGGCGACGCTTGTCCCAGCCGGCCCGCGCAGGTCGTCCAGCAACTCGATCTGACCGGACAGCACGCCGCTCAGGATCTTGCGCGCGACCGCGAGCAGCTCCGCGACGTGCGGGCTGGTGAGGGCGTAGATGACGCTGGATCCGTCCTTGCGCGTGGTGACCAGCCCGGCCCGCCGCAAGACCGCCAGCTGCTGCGAGAGATTGGCCGGCTCGATGCCGACCTCGGGCAGCATCTCGGCCACCGCGTGCTCGCGCTCCGCCAGCAGTTCCAGCACCCGGATCCGCGCCGGATGCCCCAGCGTCTTGAAGAACTCCGCCTTCAGCTGGTAGAGGGGCCTGCTGTTCACCTTCAGTCCTTCCGACGCGCCGTCCGGACCCGCACTCCACCGGATCACTGTTTCAACACTTGCTAAGCTTAGCAAGTCCGAAAGCCGAGGGCGAACGGAGACCTCCTGGCCCTCCGGACGAGGCGGGGCAGCATGGCGGCACACCGGACGAAGCTGCTCGACGCGCTGGGCGGGTCCGTCCTGGACTGCTTCGAGATCGGCCTGGACCGGATGCTGGACCTGTCGTCCTTCGCGCAGGGCGCGTCCGGTAGGCGCCCGAGCGGGAAGCCTGTCCAGCACCACGGCGAAGTTCAAGGCTTCGCGGTCTGCCCGCCGCCTCTACACCACGCCGGCGGCGATCAGCTGCTCCCAGACCACTCCCTGATCGACCACCTCGACGCCGAGCTTCTCGGCTTTGGTCAGCTTGCTCGCCCCGACGTCCGCACCGGTGATCAGCAGGTCCGTGTTCGCCGACACCGACGACGCGGTGGTCGCACCCGCCGTCTCGCACAGCCGCTGGAACGTCGGGCGCGGCACCTTTTCCCCCGACCTCGGGTCGTTGATCGCGCCGGTCACCACCACCGTCTTGCCTTTCAGCGGGGCGCCCGCGACGACGGCCGGCGGCAGGTCCTCCTCCAGCACGTCCAGCGAAACCCCGCGCTCGCGCAGCCGTTCGAGCTCGGGGCGCAGCCGGGTCAGGTGCTCGACCAGCGACGCGGCGACCTTCGGCCCGATGTCCTCGACCGCCACCAGCCCGTCGACGCCGGCCTCCAGAACCGCTTCCAGCGAACCGAATCCGGCCCGGCACAGCCGGGCCGCGGTGCCTTCGGACGCCATCGGGATCGCCAGCCCGATCAGCGCGCGGCGCAGGCCCACCCGGCGGCTCGCGTCGATCGATTCGACCATCCGGGTCGCGGACACCTCGCCGACCCGGTCGAACTCCAGGAGCCGTTCCTTGGTCAGCAGGTAGAAGTCCGAGGGGTGTTCCAGGTCCCCGGCCTCGGCGAGCCGTTCGATCCACACGCCGCCGATCGCGTCGATGTCCGCGGCCGCGCGCGATGCCCAGTGGATCAGCCGCCGCACCGTCTGCGCCGGGCAGGAAACGTTGGTGCAGAACAGTTCCCGGCTGTTGCCCTGTTCGGTCAGCGGCTGCCCGCAGGACGGGCACGTCGACGGCGGGACGATCTCCTTCTCCGCCCCGGTCCGCTTCGACGCGTCGAGCACGCCCGCGACGAACGGGATCACGTCGCCCGCCCGGCGCACCAGCACGGTGTCGCCGATCTTGATCCCGCGGGCACGGATGACTTCCTGGTTCGCCAGCGTCGCGCGGGTGACCGTGGTGCCGCCGACGAACACCGGCTCCAGCCATGCGACCGGCGCGATCTTGCCGGTCTTGCCGACGTCCCAGACCACATCGGACAGCACGGTCGTCTTCTCTTCGGCCGCGAACTTGAACGCCAGCGCCCCGCGCGGCGAACTCGACCGGGTGCCGGCGGCGGCGTACGCGGCGCGGTCGGCGAGCCGCAGCACCGCCCCGTCGATGTCGTAGTCCAGGTCGTTGCGCTTCGCCTCGATCGCGGTGATCACCGTCTGCGCGGCCGCCGCGTCGGCGCACCGGCGCATCTCGGCCGCGGTGAAGCCCAGCGCGGCCAGCCCGGCGGCCAGATCGGTTTCCGTGTCGCCGGAATCGGCGTCCAGGTCGAAAGCGAAGAACCGCAGCCGCCGCTCCGCGACCGCTGCCGGGTCCTTCGCCCGCAGGGTGCCCGCGGCCGCGTTGCGCGGATTGATCAGCGGCTTGTCCGGATGCGCGGCGTTGAACGCGGCGAACGTCGACCGCAGCATCACCGCCTCGCCGCGGACCTCGACCCGGCCCGGAACGTCGACCTGTGGCGGGATCCCGTCGGTCAGCGCGCGGACCAGCATCGTCACGTCGTCACCGGTCGTCCCGTCGCCGCGGGTGACCGCCCGAGCCAGCCGGCCGTCCTCGTACACCAGGGCCAGCGACAACCCGTCCAGCTTCGGCATTACCACTACGGACTGCCCGGGGAACCGGTCGAAGAACGCCTCCACCTGCTCCGGCCGGGTCGCCTTCTCCAACGACAGCATCGGACGCGAATGCCGGACCGGCGCGTGCAGCACCGCCGGCGCGCCGACCTGCTCCAGCGGGTTCGGGTCCGGCGCCAGCTCCGGACTCGCCTCGATCAGCCCGCGCAACTCGTCCTCGACCGCGTCGTAGTCGGCGTCCGCCACCAGCGGCGAACCCCGGTAGTACGCGTCGCGCAGCTGCACGACCCGATCGGCGAGTTCCTGAATACGCTTTCCGACATCCACGGGCGAGACGCTACCCGCCCGCACCGACAAAACCGGACGCCAACGCACCGTGCCGGAGAAGACATCGCCGAGGAAGGACGGCCGGGACTCCTCGGGACCGGAAGGACGTCCGTGCCCGTCAACGACAAGATCGCCTGAATCCGGCTCGCCGCGGGCCGGGTCCTCAGCTCCCGTTCGCGGGACAGGGACGTCTGGTATCTGCCGGGCGGCAAGCGCGAACCCGGCGAGACGGACCTGCGGACGCTCGTGCGAGAGCTCGACGAAGAGCTGACGGTTGAGGTCGACCTGGCGAGCGCGCGCCGTTTCACCACGTACGAAGCGCAGGCGCGCGGCCACGCCGCGGGCGTGCGCGTCCGGATGACCTGCGCGCACTTGCGAATGTCCGTGAAGGGCCCCTTGAGGGAATCCAAGTCCCTCAAGGGGTCCTTCACGGACTGCTAGCCCAACGCCTGGCCGAACGAAAGCGAGCCGACGGCGTCCCAACGCCTGGCCGGTCACACGGACATCACAGATCACCGTCCGCGTTGACACCTCCGGCATCCGGGTGACATGATTCCGCCACCGCCTGGAAACGTTTCCAACTTTCCAATCCACACGTCGGAAACGTTTCCAACCGCAGTTTCCCCACCGCTGTCTGCCCTGGAGGGACGATGACGTCAACCCGAGCCACGCTGATTCAGGTGGCCGAGCGCGCCGGCGTTTCGCTGGCGTCCACGTCGCGCGCGCTGCACGGGACCGGCGCGAGCCAGGCCATGGTCGAGCGCGTGCGCGCGGCCGCGGTCGAGCTCGGGTACAGCGTCGACGCGATCGGGCGGTCGCTGCGGTTGAAGAAGACCTCGCAGATCGCTTTCGCGGTGGCCGACATCGGCAACCCGGTATACGTCGAGATCATGCGCGGCATCCATGAAGTCCTTGCCCCGCACGGATACCGGGTCGTCGTGATGTCCACAGGGGACACCGCGGCGTCGACCGCCGAACTGATGCAGAGCCTGCACGGCGGCTACGTCGACGGGATGATCGTCATCCCGCTGCGCACCGACGACGAGCTGATCGGCCACATCGGCCGCGCACCGGTTCCGGTCGTGGTGATCGGGCGCGCGATGAGCGACCGCGGGATCAGCTCGGTCTCCACCGATTCCGCCGCCGGGATCGGCGCGGCGGTGCGGCACGTCGTTTCGCTCGGCCGCCGTCGGATCGGGTTCCTGAACGGGCCGCTCGACACCACTCCGGGTGCGTCGCGCCAGCGCGGATTCGACGAGGCAGTATCCGCGAAGGACTTCGCCGCCGAGCAGGCGGGCGTCGAGGTCGCCGCCGATTTCACTGTCGCGGCGGGCATCGAGGCGGCCCGGAAGTTGCTCGGCGGTCCGCAACGGCCGGACGCGATCGTCGCCGCCAACGACCTGCTCGCCATCGGGGCCATCCACGCCGCCCGCGAGCTCGGCCTGAGCGTGCCGCGCGACGTCGCCGTGACCGGGATGGACGACACCGAACTGGGGCAGGTTTTCCTGCCCCGCCTGACCAGTGTGTCCCTCGGCTCGGCCGAGCGCGGGCGCGCCGCGGCCCGGCTGATGCTCGGGCTGACCGACGACGCGGACGCCCCGGCGCAGCAGATCTCGGTCGGGACCGAGCTGCGCGTGCGGGAATCGACCATCCTCGAAAACCCCGTGGAGACTGCGGAATGACCACGGCTACGCAGCCGCGGCGGGCGGCCCCCGCTCCCCCGCCGCGGCGCGCCAAGCAGGCCGCCCAGGCGCGCACCCGCCGACGGGAGGCGATCGCGCTGGTGATGCCGTCGCTGATTCCGATCCTGGTGCTGTCGGTCGCCCCGCTGGTGATCGGCATCGGGCTGGCGTTCACCGACACCCGGCTGGTCCGGCACCCGGACTTCGGCTTCGCCGGAATCGACAACTTTATCCGGCTCGGCGGGAACGCGCTGTTCTGGGACTCGCTGCGGATCGGTCTCATCTGGACGGTCGGCGTCACCGTCCTGCAACTAGCCGCCGCGATGGGCCTGGCCCTGCTGCTGAACTCCGGCCTCCGGCTCCAGGGCCTCACCCGGGTGCTCGCGCTGATTCCGTGGGCGATGCCGCCGGTAGTGGTCGCGATCATGTGGCAAATGATCTATTCCGCGAACGGCGGACCGCTGAACGCGTTCCTGGGCAGCCTCGGACTGCCGGACGGAACGAACTGGCTGGGCGATTTCACCACCGCGCTGCCGGCGGTGATCGTGGTCGGCGTCTGGGTCGGCATGCCGCAGACCACCGTCACCCTGCTGGCTGGCCTGCAACAGATCCCAGCGGAGCTGCACGAGGCGGCGGCCGTCGACGGCGCCGGCGCGTGGCGCCGGTTCACCGCGGTGACCTGGCCGAGCATGCGGCCGATCGTCAGCTCGATCACCAGCCTCAATTTCATCTGGAATTTCAATTCCTTTTCCCTGGTCTACGTCCTCACCGCGGGCGGCCCCGGCGGAAAGACGATGGTTCCGGTCCTGTTCGTCTACCTCGAAGCGTTCAAGAACCGGGAAATCGGCTACGCGGCCGCGATGGGGCTCGTGCTCGTCATCGTGGTCGTGGCTCTGCTCGCCATCTACTTGCGGTCGCAGTTCCGCGGCGACCGCCCGGAAAAGGGGCGGTGACCCATGCGCTGGTCCGTGCGCCCCGCGCAGTACCTGGCACTCGCGCTGTACCTGCTGTTCCTCGGTTTCCCCTTGCTGTGGCTGATTTCCGCGTCCGTGAAGTCCTCGGCCGAGCTGAACTCGCTGACCGTCAGCCTGGTCCCCGGCGAATGGCACTGGGACAACTACGCCGAGGCGCTGTCCCGGCAGGGCCTGCTGCACTCCGCGTTCAACAGCCTGCTGGTCGCGCTGGCCAGCACCGTGCTGGCGATCCTGGTCTCGGTGCCCGCCGCGTACGTGCTCGCCCGGTTGAAGGGCAAGCTGCGGCTGGCGGGCGTCACCTGGATCCTGGTCAGCCAGGTGTTCCCGGTGGTGCTGGTGATTCTGCCGCTTTTCCTCGTGCTCCGGACGCTCGGGCTCGCCGACAGCCTGGTCGGGCTGACACTCGTGCACACCACCTACATTCTCCCGTTCGCGCTCTGGATGCTGCAGGGCTACGTCGCGGCGATCCCGCTCGAACTGGAGGAAGCGGCGGCGATGGACGGCGCGAGCCGGCTCACCGCGCTGCGCCGGATCGTCTTCCCGCTGCTCGCCCCTGGCGTCGTCGCGACCGCGATGTTCAGCTTCGTCTCGTCGTGGAACGAGTTCTTCTTCGCGCTGGTGCTGCTGCAGTCGCCGGAGAACTACACGCTGCCCATCACGCTCACCATGTTCATCGGCGGCGAGGGCAAGGTCGCCCTTGGCCCGCTGGCCGCGGGCGCCGTGCTCGCGGCGATCCCGAGCATCGCCTTCTTCAGCCTCCTGCGGAAGAAACTCACCAGCGGCCTGATGGCCGGGGCGGTGAAGGGATGAGTCTCCACCCCACCGGAAACAGTTCGAAAGGTCGGTCGATGAAGACACGACGCGCGGCACTCGCCGCCGGTCTCGCCCTCACCAGCCTGCTCGCCGCCGCGTGCGGCAGCGGCGGCGGCAGCGCGGACAGCGGGCCGGTCACCCTCACCTTCCAGTCGCTGTCGGACCAGCCGGCCGCGATCGCCGCGACGAACAAGATCGTCGGCTCCTGGAACCAGGCGCACCCGGACATCCAGGTGAAGCTCGTCCAGGCGGGCTGGGACAGCGCCTACGACAAGCTGATCACCCAGTTCAACGCCGGCACCGCGCCGGACATCGTGCACTACGAGGCGGCCGGCATCGGCCCGTTCGCCGCCGACGGGTACCTCGCCGACCTCTCCTCGTACCTGACCGGGCAGAAGCGCGCGGACATCCCGAAGGGCGTCCTCGACTCGGTGACGGTGGACGGCAAGGTCGTCGCCTATCCGACCGAGCTGCAGTCCTATGTGGTCTTCGCGAACAAGAAGCTGCTGCAGCAGTCCGGCGCGCAGATCCCGGCAGGCGAGACGATGACCTGGGACCAGCTGCGCCAGCTGGCCAAGACCGCGACCAAGGACGGCAAGTACGGCCTCGGCTGGGGCCTGTCCAGCCCGACCGCGACCTTCGTGGCGATGGCTCCCGGGTTCGGCGGCAAGTACTTCGACGGCACCGGCGACAAGGCGCAGATCAGCATCGGCCAGGGCGAGATGGCGTTGCCGCAGCTGGTGCACGAAATGTCCGCCACCGACCACTCGATTCTGCCGGTGACGCTGACCCAGTCCGGCGGCAAGGCGCTGGCCCCGTTCTACGCGGGCCAGGTCGCGATGACGGTGCAGGGTTCCTACCAAGCGGCGAACATCGAGAAGGACGCGCCGAAGGACCTGGACTGGGTCGCGCTGCCCCCGATCGCCGGCCCGAACGGCCCGGCGCAGGCGGCGAACCCGCAGACGCTGTCGGTGAACAAGGACTCCAAGCACGTCGAGCAGGCCGCGAAGTTCCTGGAGTACTTCACGAACACCGAGAACCTGGCCGCGCTCAACGAGGCCGACACGCTGATCCCGGCGAGCAATTCCGCGCGCGAGGCGCTGGACAAGAAGCTGAGCGGCAAGAACGGCTGGAGCACGATCCTGGCCTCGGGCAAGTACCTGACCTCGGCGCCGTATCTGTTCGCCGGCAAGTACGCGCAGTGGAAGGACACTGTCGCGACGCCCGCCTATCAGCGGTTCCTGGCCGGCCAGATCGACGCGAACACGCTGGCGCAGCAGCTGAAGGACGGCTGGGCGAGCGTCGGCAAGTGACCGCCGCGCCGGGTCCGGGCCGGAGTCCGGGCCCGGCGCGCACACCAGGCGCGGGCACCATGCCCGCGCTGGAGAACGGAAGGGACGCAAGCCGGTGACCTGGCTGGAGGACCGCGCGGTGGCAGTGATCACCGGGGCGGCGGTGGGGGACGCGCTCGGCGGCGCGACCGAAGGGTGGACGCCCGAGCAGATCGAGGAGCGCCACGGCGGACGGGTGACCGGCATCGTCGGCCCGTGGTACCCGAACTGGCGGGACGCGCGGCCGATCGCGCCGTACCACAAGGGCGACGGGCACATCACCGACGACACGCTGATGACCCGGGCGCTGGTCGAGGTGTACGCCAAGCGGCGCACGCACCTCGACGCGTACTCGATGTCCGAGGACCTGGTTCCGCTGATGATCGGCGAACCGCGCTGGGTGCCGGAGCTGGAGTCGACCGCGCTGCTGCTGCAGCGGGTGTTCCTCGCCGAGAAGTGGATCGTCGCGAAGCTGCACTACGGGCATGCGGACCCGCGCGAGGCGGGCGTCGGCAACATCGTGAACTGCGGCGCGGCGATGTACATCGCGCCGGTCGGCGTGGTGAACCCGGGCGATCCGCAGGCGGCGTACGCCGAGGCCATCGACCTGACCGCGCCGCACCAGTCGAGCTACGGCCGGGAGGCCGCCGGGGTGCTGGCCGCGATGGTCGCCGCTTCGGTCGCGCCGGGGGCTGAGCTGAGCGACCTCGGGCAGGCCGCGCTTTCCGTGGCGCACGACGGGACGTTGGCCGCCCTGCGGGCCGTTGTGGACGCTTTCGAAGGCTGGGCGGCTCCCCCGCGGACCGACGACGAGGAGCGCGCGCTCGCCCGGAAGATCCGCGAGGTCGTCGCGCCGTTCGACTCGGTCGGCCCGGAGTACCGGCAGATGTCGATGGACGCCCGCCGTCCATCGCGCACCAAGGCGATCGAGGAGCTGCCCGCGGCGCTCGGGTTCGTGCTGGGCCACCAGGGCGACTACCGCGGCGCGGTGCTCGGCTCGGTGAACTACGGCCGGGACGCGGACTCGATCGCGTCGATGGCCGGTGCGTTGTGCGCTGGGCTCGGCGGCGCGGCGGCGGTGCCGGCCGAGTGGATCGACCCGATCGGCGAGGCCAGCAGGATGGACCTGCGCGAGACCGGGCTGCTGCTCGCGTCAGCCGCGGCGGACATCGTGAAGGCCGACCGTGCGCGGACTCGGGCGCGGCTGGACGCGCTGGACGCGCTGGACGCGGCATGAGGCTCACCTGGGCCCAGCCGGAAGACCTGCTCGCCCACGAGTTCGTCCAGTCCGCGGCGGAAGGCAAGGACGTGACCGCGGTGCGGGAGCGGTGGGTCGCCGCCGGCGGCGACCCGGTGCCCGCGGCGAGCGGGGCAGGACCGCGGCCGGCACCACCCGCGTTGCGGGCGCTGGCCCGGACGCTGCTGGACGAATTGGCCGCGGTCCCCGCCGCGGCGGCCCCGCACGAGCCGGACGGCTGGGACGAGATCGTCGCGCTGCTCCCGGCCGCGCCGGAGCTTCCCGCACCGAGCGAGGACCGCGCGCTGGGCGCGTGGACCGGCCGGGCCGCGGGCTGTCTGCTGGGCAAACCGGTGGAGAAGATCCCGCGCGAGGGCATCGAGGAAATCCTGCGCTCGACCGGGCGCTGGCCGCTGGAGCGGTGGTTCACCGCGGTCGGGCTGGCGGACGAGGTCGCGGCGCGGTGGCCCTGGAATCGCCGCTCGAAACCCACGTCGCTGGAAGAAAACATCTCCGGGATGCCGGAGGACGACGACCTCAACTACCCGATCATGGCGCTCACGCTGCTGGAGCGGCACGGCCGGGAGTTCGGCACCGAAGACGTCGCGCAGCTCTGGCTGGAGCAGCTGCCCGCCGGGCGGGTCTTCACCGCCGAGCGTGCGGCCTACCGGAACCTGCTCGACGCGCGTCCGGTGCCGGAGACCGCGACGCACCACAACCCTTTCCGCGAGTGGATCGGCGCGCTGATCCGCACCGACGTCTTCGGCTGGGTCTCCCCCGGTGACGTCCGCGGCGCGGCTCGGCTGGCGTGGGCCGACGCGCGGCTCAGCCACACCCGCAACGGCATCTACGGCGCGATGTGGGCGGCGGCGCTCGCCTCCTCGGCGATGGCAGCCGGTTCCGTCCACAGTGTCCTCGATGCGGCGCAAACCGTGCTGCCGCCGGAAAGCCGGCTCGCCGAGGCCGTGCGGTTCGGCCGGGAGGCAGCGACCGCTGGTTCGGTCCGCGACGGTCTGGACCGGCTGCACGCCAGGTACGGCGATCTGCACTGGGTGCACGTCCTGAACAACGCCTCGGTGATCGCGTACGCGCTCGCTCGCGGCGACGGCGACTTCGGGCACAGCGTCTCGATCGCGGTAACCGCCGGTTGGGACACCGACTCCGCGGCCGCGACGGTCGGCGGGGTGGTGGGTGCGCTCGCCGGGGTCGACGGGATCGGCGAGCAGTGGACGAAGCCGCTCGACAACCGGATCGCGACGTCGCTGCCCGGCGGCGAGCAGCGGATCACCGACCTCGCCGCGCGGACCGCTGAGGTGCCGCGGTGACCGGGCGGGTCGTG
This sequence is a window from Amycolatopsis benzoatilytica AK 16/65. Protein-coding genes within it:
- a CDS encoding carbohydrate ABC transporter permease; protein product: MRWSVRPAQYLALALYLLFLGFPLLWLISASVKSSAELNSLTVSLVPGEWHWDNYAEALSRQGLLHSAFNSLLVALASTVLAILVSVPAAYVLARLKGKLRLAGVTWILVSQVFPVVLVILPLFLVLRTLGLADSLVGLTLVHTTYILPFALWMLQGYVAAIPLELEEAAAMDGASRLTALRRIVFPLLAPGVVATAMFSFVSSWNEFFFALVLLQSPENYTLPITLTMFIGGEGKVALGPLAAGAVLAAIPSIAFFSLLRKKLTSGLMAGAVKG
- a CDS encoding NUDIX hydrolase, producing the protein MRLAAGRVLSSRSRDRDVWYLPGGKREPGETDLRTLVRELDEELTVEVDLASARRFTTYEAQARGHAAGVRVRMTCAHLRMSVKGPLRESKSLKGSFTDC
- a CDS encoding ADP-ribosylglycohydrolase family protein, whose product is MRLTWAQPEDLLAHEFVQSAAEGKDVTAVRERWVAAGGDPVPAASGAGPRPAPPALRALARTLLDELAAVPAAAAPHEPDGWDEIVALLPAAPELPAPSEDRALGAWTGRAAGCLLGKPVEKIPREGIEEILRSTGRWPLERWFTAVGLADEVAARWPWNRRSKPTSLEENISGMPEDDDLNYPIMALTLLERHGREFGTEDVAQLWLEQLPAGRVFTAERAAYRNLLDARPVPETATHHNPFREWIGALIRTDVFGWVSPGDVRGAARLAWADARLSHTRNGIYGAMWAAALASSAMAAGSVHSVLDAAQTVLPPESRLAEAVRFGREAATAGSVRDGLDRLHARYGDLHWVHVLNNASVIAYALARGDGDFGHSVSIAVTAGWDTDSAAATVGGVVGALAGVDGIGEQWTKPLDNRIATSLPGGEQRITDLAARTAEVPR
- a CDS encoding ABC transporter substrate-binding protein, with the protein product MKTRRAALAAGLALTSLLAAACGSGGGSADSGPVTLTFQSLSDQPAAIAATNKIVGSWNQAHPDIQVKLVQAGWDSAYDKLITQFNAGTAPDIVHYEAAGIGPFAADGYLADLSSYLTGQKRADIPKGVLDSVTVDGKVVAYPTELQSYVVFANKKLLQQSGAQIPAGETMTWDQLRQLAKTATKDGKYGLGWGLSSPTATFVAMAPGFGGKYFDGTGDKAQISIGQGEMALPQLVHEMSATDHSILPVTLTQSGGKALAPFYAGQVAMTVQGSYQAANIEKDAPKDLDWVALPPIAGPNGPAQAANPQTLSVNKDSKHVEQAAKFLEYFTNTENLAALNEADTLIPASNSAREALDKKLSGKNGWSTILASGKYLTSAPYLFAGKYAQWKDTVATPAYQRFLAGQIDANTLAQQLKDGWASVGK
- a CDS encoding ArsR/SmtB family transcription factor, translated to MNSRPLYQLKAEFFKTLGHPARIRVLELLAEREHAVAEMLPEVGIEPANLSQQLAVLRRAGLVTTRKDGSSVIYALTSPHVAELLAVARKILSGVLSGQIELLDDLRGPAGTSVARGS
- a CDS encoding LacI family DNA-binding transcriptional regulator, which encodes MTSTRATLIQVAERAGVSLASTSRALHGTGASQAMVERVRAAAVELGYSVDAIGRSLRLKKTSQIAFAVADIGNPVYVEIMRGIHEVLAPHGYRVVVMSTGDTAASTAELMQSLHGGYVDGMIVIPLRTDDELIGHIGRAPVPVVVIGRAMSDRGISSVSTDSAAGIGAAVRHVVSLGRRRIGFLNGPLDTTPGASRQRGFDEAVSAKDFAAEQAGVEVAADFTVAAGIEAARKLLGGPQRPDAIVAANDLLAIGAIHAARELGLSVPRDVAVTGMDDTELGQVFLPRLTSVSLGSAERGRAAARLMLGLTDDADAPAQQISVGTELRVRESTILENPVETAE
- a CDS encoding NADH-quinone oxidoreductase subunit B family protein, producing MLSLWRKIRRTGRVAEPAPERPEPVAAAARLGGSVQIRHVDAGSCNGCEIEISSAFGPVYDVERYGARQVASPRHADVLMVTGPVTRNMAEPLRRTYAAVPEPKAVVAVGDCARNCGVFAGAYGVAGAVGDIVPVDLEIAGCPPRPEAIVDGLRKLTGR
- a CDS encoding carbohydrate ABC transporter permease, which produces MTTATQPRRAAPAPPPRRAKQAAQARTRRREAIALVMPSLIPILVLSVAPLVIGIGLAFTDTRLVRHPDFGFAGIDNFIRLGGNALFWDSLRIGLIWTVGVTVLQLAAAMGLALLLNSGLRLQGLTRVLALIPWAMPPVVVAIMWQMIYSANGGPLNAFLGSLGLPDGTNWLGDFTTALPAVIVVGVWVGMPQTTVTLLAGLQQIPAELHEAAAVDGAGAWRRFTAVTWPSMRPIVSSITSLNFIWNFNSFSLVYVLTAGGPGGKTMVPVLFVYLEAFKNREIGYAAAMGLVLVIVVVALLAIYLRSQFRGDRPEKGR
- a CDS encoding ADP-ribosylglycohydrolase family protein, which codes for MTWLEDRAVAVITGAAVGDALGGATEGWTPEQIEERHGGRVTGIVGPWYPNWRDARPIAPYHKGDGHITDDTLMTRALVEVYAKRRTHLDAYSMSEDLVPLMIGEPRWVPELESTALLLQRVFLAEKWIVAKLHYGHADPREAGVGNIVNCGAAMYIAPVGVVNPGDPQAAYAEAIDLTAPHQSSYGREAAGVLAAMVAASVAPGAELSDLGQAALSVAHDGTLAALRAVVDAFEGWAAPPRTDDEERALARKIREVVAPFDSVGPEYRQMSMDARRPSRTKAIEELPAALGFVLGHQGDYRGAVLGSVNYGRDADSIASMAGALCAGLGGAAAVPAEWIDPIGEASRMDLRETGLLLASAAADIVKADRARTRARLDALDALDAA
- the ligA gene encoding NAD-dependent DNA ligase LigA, whose amino-acid sequence is MDVGKRIQELADRVVQLRDAYYRGSPLVADADYDAVEDELRGLIEASPELAPDPNPLEQVGAPAVLHAPVRHSRPMLSLEKATRPEQVEAFFDRFPGQSVVVMPKLDGLSLALVYEDGRLARAVTRGDGTTGDDVTMLVRALTDGIPPQVDVPGRVEVRGEAVMLRSTFAAFNAAHPDKPLINPRNAAAGTLRAKDPAAVAERRLRFFAFDLDADSGDTETDLAAGLAALGFTAAEMRRCADAAAAQTVITAIEAKRNDLDYDIDGAVLRLADRAAYAAAGTRSSSPRGALAFKFAAEEKTTVLSDVVWDVGKTGKIAPVAWLEPVFVGGTTVTRATLANQEVIRARGIKIGDTVLVRRAGDVIPFVAGVLDASKRTGAEKEIVPPSTCPSCGQPLTEQGNSRELFCTNVSCPAQTVRRLIHWASRAAADIDAIGGVWIERLAEAGDLEHPSDFYLLTKERLLEFDRVGEVSATRMVESIDASRRVGLRRALIGLAIPMASEGTAARLCRAGFGSLEAVLEAGVDGLVAVEDIGPKVAASLVEHLTRLRPELERLRERGVSLDVLEEDLPPAVVAGAPLKGKTVVVTGAINDPRSGEKVPRPTFQRLCETAGATTASSVSANTDLLITGADVGASKLTKAEKLGVEVVDQGVVWEQLIAAGVV